The DNA region ttccttaaaaattaaggacatatggcattagttaaacaagtggcatttgtttacaacaagtggaataaacaagtgacatttgtttaacaagtaaatcaacaagtaacatcctttgtggatgtctacctctcaaaatgcctagatagatatgcatgatccctagaatagggcaaaaccaaaatcttacatctcacaaagacctataagatgacttgtatgtgtttcagtgcacattagatacaagtgagatgttaggatgatgaacaaaactcaagatgttgatttagtgcattcttttgagttttaagttcatcaaaacacatagttatgtgttttcccatcattgggaaagctaatgtacaagtcatgtgcattatgcccaaggaacatgatgggatattgattttgaaaatgtttttaaaatgtttttggaaaactttggtgaaggctatcttttgatagtaatcaccattgaatagttagacacaaacttgaagaaaacgctaaagtttttgcaagttttcaagtttgtgtcaatctttgaaaatataaagtattttcatagaaagctatttttccatgattaagtatgccctaaataatgtctacacgaaatttcatgatttttggatttttgtagaattttctaggggtttctgaagttgattgaaatggaatttcagcaactatcagaactccgatcgatccatggatcgattggagttcctgaatcgattcgtggatcgattcagaaggtaaatctcgcgagcagaagctcgctggatcgatcagtggatcgatccacacatactgaatcgatcagtggatcgattcggttggttcaatcgattggatcccaactccaatcgatccaagttgctgattttggctgggaaggcctgacttcagcatctttgaaccatggttagtctatgtaaccattccaaacccttaaaatacatttgtatacataaaaagggtgttttcgtgttgaaaacaaggatggaatggttaaggaagacttcattgaagtttaggttgaggtttgtttcaaattttgaacatttgaacctcaaaacttctaaatctgggtttcctaaaggtttagggattccaagtcattgttggtgcaatgacagaagttaccaccatgtctttagggggagggactctttaaaggcatgaaaattatttttcatgaaccttggaaggtggttaaccttctttaaagaaaatgctcatggacgagcttttgaacttgaaatggggagtggatatcctcattatttcaagtgggaactcaagatgttagaaaatgctcaaggttgggtatttgtctacattgaggaagaagttaaggataaatgaagggtatgggaccttcattatcatgttggttcaacgagtgaagttgtaaccaatgatgagcaactcttcggggagagttttcaacaaatggatttgttgaagtgtgcccaaagaggggcataggttgatgtgtgccaataggggagaatgaaaggacgtgtgaaagggagtgttaggctttcattatctaagaggaagTTTTCCCTcttggggagaatgaaaagcaacttatgctttcattacctagtggcatgaagaatgaggctatgggattagcctaacttacatgtggcattgtaagtgttattgtggtattgtcaaacatcaaaaggggagattgttggtgcagaatcctcgggtcaaggttgactggttgaccaagtgagtcttggtttgagtttagatgtttgacaataagatattgattgaagaagagtcaagtaggtcaaggatgaccggatacttattgggaagtcctaatgggatgttaggcggaagaaaatcctggtgagtgaagccggtgaaagacctagtgagtgaagctaggcaattgggaagtcctagtgagtgaagctaggcggagaaaatcgtgagtgaagccggtgaaagacctagtgagtgaatctaggcaattgggaaagtcccgtgagtgaagccaagagaaatccagatgggtcaaggttgacggacatccagtgagagtccaagtaggtcaaaggttgaccggatacttgcacgaggaagaaaagtccaagtaggtcttaggaggatacttggcaagaagagaaaagtccaagtgggtcaaaggattgacggacacttggtgagagagtcctagcggccaagggtgaccggatgctaggtcttatgtaccaacaagtcatggttgactagatgttggtttaggggctttgggcttggttttgggcaaaaccaaggtttggattgatccgtggattgatccagcaggtttggattgatccagcgggtttggatcgatcggtgatcgagaatacctggatcgatccgtggatcgatccggtgagtccccaagaacctctggatcgatccgtggatcgatcggtggatcgattgggacgccgctGCTTCGAtagtcttggatcgatccgtggatcgatccgaagtttttagcgcaggcgctcggatcgatccgtggatcgatccagcctcccaatcgattgggagcaatccaatcgattgggattcgaccgttacgTCGCTTTATAGTCGAGCGTCTTCTTCatcagaacttcaccgattcattccagattcaacacagctcctccccagcactctctaagctcctcaccgccagttcttgaaggttcttggaggttcatccaagtcaagaggcgagttgcaacgagaagaagaagaagctagggtttttactgcatttcttgtaagcttttgcttattctttactaccctttcttcttcttgtactgagagtcttgtagggcttctccgccctcggtagttaccgaaaaggagtgttttcatagtggagggtgcgtgcgtggtgtggatccttggattagtcatctccgttggaggtggataccaagtaaactcctagtgttagcgtgtttgtgtttgtttatgtattttccgctgcgcattcttgaagaaacaagcaacactgagcaacgagcacgcgacgagctattcacccccccctctagctacttttggtcctaacattctCAAGCAAGCTttcgctctgacttctcgtccctcggaatcattgtctgcttccttctcgttcgccagcgtactcatccacagttcttcgtccctcggacgcaccgagcccgtcagctctctcccatgccgacctgctcgctagctgcgtctcttgctcctcgagtaatcttccgcttcggcttctcgtccctcggaaacactgcacgctcccttctcgtccgccggtgtactcttccgcagcacctcgtccctcagacgcaccgagctcgtcagctCTCTTTCTCcaatgtcgtccttcttgctagttgtgtcttccactcgacttcctgcactcctaagttcatgcacacttagacataagattCAAAAaaccacagaacctaacttaacttgtttgatcacatcaaaacaacctaggGTTCCAACACGCTTCTCCAAAAGATTCTTGTGGAGCTTCCCTTCGTCCTCCTTGCTCAAAAGGTGTATGAAGAAATACTCGAGGGCGCCGAACTGGGGAGAGAGGAGTAGGAAGCAAACAAGTAGGATCCTCCTCCTCTCCCCTTCTCGCCCTTAGATAAGCGGTTGTTGATATTGTTGGATTTAGAGCTACAGGCAATGCCCCCGAGCATTAACTTGTTGTTGTTACTGCAATATTTTCTATATTCTAGTGTTGATGAGTAACTCTATATCTTCTTGCATCATAGTTATGGTGTTAGGTTTCCCAGCTTCTTCTATCTCGTAGCTTCAAATTCAGGTGAAGATTCcaacagacgacgccaaatttgttCCTGTCTGAAATCTGTGAGAAGGTGCGTTGGCTTCGATGGACTAGGGTTTCTAGGACGATGAACTCCTAAagatatggaagaactcctcaacgatcctacgcacagtgagatgagccaacaaagtgttagtgatctaagaccggggtggggatcctTGGCtaggtcctccgatgctcaagtcagttcctctctcgaaggtggaagaagaaggagaagaagaagaagtgtagTAACTGAAGTACTTAGAAACAGAGTTTCAGATGTGAGAACTTGCTTACCTTGCCAACGAAGAGGATCCTCCTTTTTATACTatctcatataacctccgtagttatGAGGTGACCCCTAGTTTGTTAGaatttgttagaagatgaaatcATACTTTAGGTttcatgcaataatcctttaaggaatcttttcttAGCCCAAATGTACCTTTTTTATTGTTTGTGACTTATATTCCTAATGAAGTATGCATAAGAACACGTCACTGTAACTATAGAAGCTTCTAGAGAATATTTCCCGTCAAATCTGCCAAGTTGTCATACTTGTGTGTTATCTTCTGTTACACATGTTTCCTTCGATCGTTCAAGCCATCACATATATTATGAGAATACCCTCTGTTAAGCATGTTCTGGTCGATCATTCAAGCCGATCGCATATATACTGAGAATACCATCTGTTAAGCATGCATGTCTTGACCGGTCGCTCAAGCCGGTCGCACATATACTGAAAATACCTTCTGTTAAACATGTTTAGGCCGAGAATGTATTAAaagctatataaggctaagtgtctttatgctTGGTCGGCCTTTATCCGGCCTAGCGCATGTAaacacattggtgctcgctcggtcTTCATtcggccgataatatactaaaagttgtataaaACTAAGTGCCTTTATGCTTGGCCGGGCTTTGTTCGGTCGAGCACATGTAAGCACATTAGTGCTCGCTtggccttcactcggccggtaatatactgaaAATTGTATAAGGCTATGTGCCTTTATGTTCAGCCAAGCTTTGTTTGGCCGAGCACATGTAAGCACATTAGTGATCGCTTGACCTTCACTCGGGCGATAATATACTGAAAGTTATATAAAGCTAAGTGTCTTTATGCTCAGCTGGACTTTGTTTGACCGAGCacatataagcacattggtgctcactcGACCTTCATTCAACTGATAATATATTAAAAGCTTTGTAAGATCAAGTACCTTTCCGCTCGATCAGGCTTCGCCTGACCGAGCGCCTACAAAAAGCCTTTTATTTAGTAGTTCATTATCTTATTACTCCTACATTCACCCAGCTATAGATCCTTCCTATCTTTTTCGATCATGACTTCTACTTCATTCGACATGCCAacctatcatatatatatatatatatatatatatatatatatatatatatatatatatatatatatatatatacctcctCTATTCAAGTTGGAAATCATATCCTCCATTGGATTTGAAAgaaattatcatccctaattctgagttttcaaataataatattaatatttagagTTTGATGAGAATGAGATACTTAATTATAACATAGATGATTATTAATTGTAATAAAaaagatgattatactcatgtcaAGTGTTTCTCATAGTTCGTCATcaaattatataaagaaagatAAATTATAAGATCAACTTATAACCGACcactaacttaattaaaagttAAGAAATTTATTTCTCAAGAACATGTACATATATAGATGATTAGTAAAAATAGACCGAGAATAATAAATGAAACTTATATTATAGGATATCCCAcgtaaaaattatatatatttttggttgaTATAAACACGTTtaactattaaaaaaatttaaagagtgCATTTTGATAATTCATATAAATATTAAAAGGTTTTTCTTCatattaataaaatagtaaggtgCATTTTGGAGGAGGGTAGCTAAAACTCttaaaacaaatgaaaataaaagtcgtattttgaaaattttatttattcattccCCACGGCCATAAGTTTCAGAGCCATTCCTGCAAAAAATATTcagcaaaaaaataataataactacGACATTAATTGCAGTCACGATTGCACAAAAGCTGAAGATCGCGACAATAATGGAGGATACGGGCGAGGAATATGGCATCAGGTTTGGGCCGTCGTAACAGAGGCAAATGCATTACGGCAACAACTCCTCCGTCCTCGCCGGGATTCCAATCGTATCGCGCCAGCCCTTTAGATACGCAGCCTCGCCCCTGTTCATCTACATCTCGCCCGACGCCCTCTCCCAGCTCGACCACGAAGTCGAAAGGAGTGACCTTTCGGACGATTTCGCTATCGAAGCGGTTCCTTTTTCCCCAAATCGGAAGCGGAAAGGAGTCATCTTGCTGAACTTTTAGGTCGAAATCGATCCGCTCGAAGTAGTTCCTTTTTCCCATCCGAACCGGAAAGGAGCATCTTTTTTAACTTTTTAAGTCACAATCTAAACCCTTTTCTCGAGTTTCGGAACCAACCTAAACCAGATAGATCCTTTACGCGCTTCAAGTTCTTGATTGGTGCTGTGTCACTCCGGCGACGAAGAAAAAGGCAGATTTTATTCTGAATACTGAAGAGAATCTAACGCCCGTATCTTGTGAGTTTGATTTCATTcatcttatttttatttagttcTCAGACTTTCCTTGTTAATCAAAAGGGTGAATCGGAATTCAGAATGAATCCCTCTTACCTTTCGTGTTCAGATTAAGGCTTTACTATGTTGAAGAGGAGATCCAGATCGGTAGGCGGCAAGGAGAGCTTCACGATGCCTGATTCGAACTCTCCTCAATCTCCCTCTGCGAGCAATAACCTCAGCAAGCTCGCTGCTTCCTCCCATTTGCTCTTCCGGAGCTTCTCCTCCAAGAGGTTCGCAGACATCGAGGCAGCCGTGAGCCCGACCTCCATACTCGAGGCCCGgcccttctcctccttctccagCATCTCAAACTCCGATAGGCAGACAAAGAAGCCTCCTTTTGACGCCGTCGAGCCCATCGGCCTTGGCATAGTCGACGCACTCAATGGGGAAAAAGCCAGAAAGAACTCCGAGCGCAGAATGGTCATCTTTGGGTCGCAATTGAGTGTTCGGATTCCCTCCAATGGCTCTGTCGAGTTTCCGAATTCTCCAATCGAGTTCGGGGTCAAGAACAAGGAGTCTCAATTGGCTCTCTTCTCCCTCGCCCGGAAATCCTCCGGCCATGAGGTACCTACCGTCTCTAGGTCTATCTCCATGAGTGAGATGGAGCTCTCGGAAGACTACACTCGTGTGATCTCACACGGGCCAAATCCGAAAACCACTCACATCTTCGGCAATCGCATCGTGGCGAGCTGCAGCGATGAATCCAGTACGACAAGGAAGGAGAATTACCATGACGCTGATTCCGCAGATGGATTTTTGACTTCTTGCCATGCATGCAAGAGGATTCTTGGAGAAGGGATCGATATCTTTATGTACAGGTCAGTGTTCTTCCAACTTTGGCTTCAAACAAAGTTACTGAAATCTCTAGAGTTCGCCATGATCCCTGTCGATTACTTCTGTGATTCTGATCACCATGCAAAACTATAACAGTTACAACATGATGTCGCAGCAAACATGATGTAACTGTAACAGTTCTCCGATGATTAAGTATTTGTTAGTGTGATAATTGAACAAGCTGTTTTGTTCAAATTCTGTGATAATTGAAGTAATATCACTGCTCATGGATCGCCATGATTAACCAAGATTAAACACTACTTTCTCTGTTCATTGTAAGGTGTTCTATCATTTTTATGGTAACATTTCAGTAATGTTTCTTTCAGAGGGGAGAAAGCATTTTGCAGCATCGAGTGTCGGCAACGCGAGATCCTTATCGATGAAGGTGTCTTCGCGAATTCCTCACCGGATTTATCATCTTCTAATGGAGGTAGAATTAGAATGTTGTGATGGATCAGGCTGTTCATTGCTGAAAGAGAGACTTGCAAGGATAGGATCAAACTGTTTCTTTCCTTTTTGGCTCACAATTCTCAAGTTATTATGATTTGTGAACCATTTTTCTGGATGCTTTTGTGTTGTTGTTCAAGATAAACTTTCAATAAATTATTGGAAGTGCGATTAACTAGTTGTTTATGACAAAGTGACAAATTTTGCAGAATATAAAGGACAACGAATAGAGGGAGGGAGATCATTGAATTATGCAATAATTGTCCAGTTGAGTTGtgcaatttattttatattttaaagatattattttttatcactatatgaatttaaaaattaaaatgcatccaccaaaaggAAGATGCGATTTGATATATAATACTATCATATCCTTTTGTTTTCATCACCAAATtgtacaaaatatatatatatatatatattatattttatcaaaaaGAAAGGAAACAATAGACTACAAAAAGTAGATTGGAATGAGAAGACAAGAATAAATGATTTGTTCTTGTATCAT from Zingiber officinale cultivar Zhangliang chromosome 4B, Zo_v1.1, whole genome shotgun sequence includes:
- the LOC121975687 gene encoding FCS-Like Zinc finger 8-like, producing the protein MLKRRSRSVGGKESFTMPDSNSPQSPSASNNLSKLAASSHLLFRSFSSKRFADIEAAVSPTSILEARPFSSFSSISNSDRQTKKPPFDAVEPIGLGIVDALNGEKARKNSERRMVIFGSQLSVRIPSNGSVEFPNSPIEFGVKNKESQLALFSLARKSSGHEVPTVSRSISMSEMELSEDYTRVISHGPNPKTTHIFGNRIVASCSDESSTTRKENYHDADSADGFLTSCHACKRILGEGIDIFMYRGEKAFCSIECRQREILIDEGVFANSSPDLSSSNGGRIRML